Proteins from a single region of Ziziphus jujuba cultivar Dongzao chromosome 1, ASM3175591v1:
- the LOC107428508 gene encoding G-type lectin S-receptor-like serine/threonine-protein kinase At1g67520, translated as MTMNSLRRRKRISHLVFLFFVWPVKVQLSLERDTPSPSNVFSESEYLVSPNKLFWSMFFNPENSSNRYLGIQHMHTEMKIIWVANRENPFIDIDGYSHCFLNITEDGSLVLSDGNATSITINSESPAPSSNTSATRLNTGNFVLRAEEEVVWQSFDYPTDTILPGMKLGLFDQNLKQNKTRKYFLTSWDGPGHPASRIFTLGIDPNNTDQLVIWRRDIPYRHSGKWNGKTFSNFHNIKNYDGIQFSYIPNRSESYFAYNVHTHYSSSWI; from the coding sequence ATGACCATGAACAGCTTgcgaagaagaaaaagaataagtcATTTGGTTTTCCTGTTTTTCGTTTGGCCGGTCAAAGTCCAGCTTTCGCTTGAAAGAGATACTCCATCTCCAAGCAACGTGTTTTCGGAGTCTGAATACTTGGTGTCTCCAAATAAGTTGTTCTGGTCAATGTTCTTCAATCCTGAGAATTCAAGTAATCGCTACTTGGGAATCCAACACATGCACACAGAAATGAAGATAATTTGGGTGGCCAACCGAGAGAACCCTTTCATTGATATTGATGGCTACAGCCATTGCTTTCTGAATATTACTGAAGATGGAAGCTTGGTACTTAGTGATGGCAACGCAACTTCTATCACCATTAATTCTGAAAGCCCAGCACCAAGTTCTAACACAAGTGCCACACGTCTTAACACAGGGAATTTCGTTTTGAGAGCGGAAGAAGAGGTGGTATGGCAGAGTTTTGATTATCCTACTGATACAATTCTACCTGGCATGAAGTTGGGACTGTTTGACCAGAACCTGAAGCAGAACAAGACCAGAAAGTATTTTCTCACTTCATGGGATGGTCCAGGACATCCGGCATCTAGGATATTCACTCTTGGAATCGATCCAAACAACACAGATCAACTTGTGATTTGGCGAAGGGACATTCCTTACAGGCATAGTGGGAAGTGGAATGGTAAAACTTTTAGCAACTTCCATAATATAAAGAATTATGATGGAATCCAATTCAGCTATATCCCAAATAGGAGTGAGAGCTACTTTGCATATAATGTCCATACTCATTATAGCTCATCGTGGATCTAG